From Cricetulus griseus strain 17A/GY chromosome 1 unlocalized genomic scaffold, alternate assembly CriGri-PICRH-1.0 chr1_0, whole genome shotgun sequence, a single genomic window includes:
- the LOC113832938 gene encoding olfactory receptor 6C4-like yields MDTVAHFTCVHNDENSQPLVPQTIKNPITTVANFQSSSSFPPEEQPLLGIKNQTLTEFILLGLTDTPELQICVFLFLLLTYILSIMGNLTIIILTLIDSHLQTPMYFFLRNFSFLEISFTSTFTPRMLFSISTGIKTISFAGCFTQYFFAIFFGATEFCLLTAMFYDRYVAICKPLHYTTIMSNRVCTLLVVCSWLSGFLIILVPIILTSQLDFCASNVLNHYYCDYGPLIEIACSDTRLLELFDFVLAVVTLIVTLLLVILSYTRIIRTILKIPSAQQRKKAFSTCSSHMVVISLSYGSCIFMYIKPSASEGVAFNKGVAVLNTSVAPLLNPFIYTLRNKQVKQSFKDITRKMVSLQ; encoded by the exons ATGGACACAGTTGCGCATTTCACTTGTGTCCACA ATGATGAGAACTCCCAGCCTCTCGTTCCCCAGACAATCAA GAACCCTATCACTACTGTGGCCAATTTCCAAagctcttcctcttttcctcctgaaGA GCAGCCACTGTTAGGAATTAAAAATCAGACTTTGACTGAATTCATTCTGCTGGGACTCACAGACACCCCAGAGCTTcaaatctgtgttttcttatttctcctcCTCACATACATTCTCAGCATTATGGGGAATCTGACCATCATCATCCTCACACTGATAGATTCCCACCTCCAgacacccatgtacttcttcctcagaaACTTCTCCTTCCTCGAAATCTCCTTCACATCCACTTTTACTCCCCGAATGCTCTTCAGCATCTCTACGGGAATTAAGACCATCAGCTTTGCTGGCTGCTTCACTCAGTACTTCTTTGCCATCTTCTTCGGAGCCACTGAATTTTGCCTTCTGACTGCCATGttctatgaccgctatgtggccatctgcaagcCCCTGCACTACACCACCATCATGAGCAACAGGGTGTGCACCCTGCTGGTCGTCTGCTCTTGGCTGAGTGGGTTCCTAATCATCTTAGTCCCAATCATCTTGACCAGTCAGCTAGATTTCTGTGCATCCAATGTACTCAATCATTATTACTGTGACTATGGGCCCCTCATAGAAATAGCTTGTTCAGACACAAGGCTGCTGGAACTCTTTGACTTTGTCTTAGCAGTCGTGACCCTGATAGTCACCCTGCTGCTGGTGATTCTCTCCTACACTCGAATCATCAGGACCATTCTGAAGATCCCTTCTGCACAGCAGAGGAAGAAGGCCTTTTCCACATGTTCTTCCCACATGGTTGTCATCTCCCTCTCCTATGGAAGCTGCATTTTCATGTACATAAAGCCTTCAGCATCAGAAGGAGTTGCCTTCAATAAGGGTGTGGCTGTGCTCAATACCTCAGTTGCCCCTTTACTGAATCCATTCATTTACACGCTAAGGAATAAGCAGGTCAAGCAGAGCTTCAAGGACATCACCAGGAAGATGGTCAGCCTTCAGTGA
- the LOC103160918 gene encoding olfactory receptor 6C4-like isoform X2, producing the protein MKNHTLTEFILLGLTDTPELQICVFLFLLLTYILSIMGNLTIIILTLIDSHLQTPMYFFLRNFSFLEISFTSTFTPRMLFSISTGIKTISFAGCFTQYFFAIFFGATEFYLLTAMSYDRYVAICKPLHYTTIMSNRVCTLLVVCSWLSGFLIILVPIILTSQLDFCASNVLNHYYCDYGPLIEIACSDTRLLELFDFVLAVVTLIVTLLLVILSYTRIIRTILKIPSAQQRKKAFSTCSSHMVVISLSYGSCIFMYIKPSATEGVAFNKGVAVLNNSVAPLLNPFIYTLRNKQVKQSFKDITRKMVSLHRIG; encoded by the coding sequence ATGAAAAATCACACTTTGACTGAATTCATTCTGCTGGGACTCACAGACACCCCAGAGCTTcaaatctgtgttttcctatttcTCCTCCTCACATACATTCTCAGCATTATGGGGAATCTGACCATCATCATCCTCACACTGATAGATTCCCACCTCCAgacacccatgtacttcttcctcagaaACTTCTCCTTCCTCGAAATCTCCTTCACATCCACTTTTACTCCCCGAATGCTCTTCAGCATCTCTACGGGAATTAAGACCATCAGCTTTGCTGGCTGCTTCACTCAGTACTTCTTTGCCATCTTCTTCGGAGCCACTGAGTTTTACCTTCTGACTGCCAtgtcctatgaccgctatgtggccatctgcaagcCCCTGCACTACACCACCATCATGAGCAACAGGGTGTGCACCCTGCTGGTCGTCTGCTCTTGGCTGAGTGGGTTCCTAATCATCTTAGTCCCAATCATCTTGACCAGTCAGCTGGATTTCTGTGCATCCAATGTACTCAATCATTATTACTGTGACTATGGGCCCCTCATAGAAATAGCTTGTTCAGACACAAGACTGCTGGAACTCTTTGACTTTGTCTTAGCAGTCGTGACCCTGATAGTCACCCTGCTGCTGGTGATTCTCTCCTACACTCGCATCATCAGGACCATTCTGAAGATCCCTTCTGCACAGCAGAGGAAGAAGGCCTTTTCCACATGTTCTTCCCACATGGTTGTCATCTCCCTCTCCTATGGAAGTTGCATCTTCATGTACATAAAGCCTTCAGCAACAGAAGGAGTTGCCTTCAATAAGGGTGTGGCTGTGCTCAATAACTCAGTTGCCCCTTTACTGAACCCGTTTATTTACACGCTAAGGAATAAGCAGGTCAAGCAGAGCTTCAAGGACATCACCAGGAAGATGGTCAGCCTTCATCGAATTGGATGA